A genomic window from Slackia heliotrinireducens DSM 20476 includes:
- a CDS encoding FtsW/RodA/SpoVE family cell cycle protein: MSSETTGTASRVSEARDVRMQADARGVPASIMMPRLMLIVTTLCLVLFGLVMVFSASTVQQIASGSSILSSVGKQAVWVLAGALGAYGLARFVPYQVWEGRWSNVVWVGACLLLLAVAAFGTEIYGAKRWLYIGGMSMQPSEFAKIAFVLMAAKMMQKLDEGTLRGGHLVAFIIIVFMIPIAVLLKTQSDLGTTLIILLGVIAVLWLAEIPLALIVGGVALVGVLGVLAIALGGFRSARIQVWLNPWNDGSDGFGTGFQIIRSMYAFASGGLTGVGLGYSHEKYLYLPMADSDFIFSVVGEELGLLGCVALIVLFLLFLFAGLAIAHKAPDMFGRTLAGGMTVMLVGQAFLNMSCACGLLPTTGKPLPFVSSGGSSMLASMIMVGYILSVSFGSNTLTTYEKRRNDLRVVSAKPARESQPTRRRVQKDPADIGGVSWDSFSRRRTNAGSDLPLASGRSTNGRSSESSTSSGSRRRRS; the protein is encoded by the coding sequence ATGAGCTCTGAAACAACCGGTACCGCCTCCAGGGTGAGCGAGGCCCGCGATGTCCGCATGCAGGCGGACGCGCGTGGCGTGCCCGCCAGCATCATGATGCCCAGGCTCATGCTCATCGTAACCACCTTGTGTTTGGTGCTGTTCGGTCTGGTCATGGTGTTTTCCGCCTCAACGGTCCAGCAGATCGCCAGCGGCTCGAGCATCCTGTCCTCCGTGGGCAAGCAGGCCGTCTGGGTTTTGGCCGGTGCCCTCGGGGCCTATGGTCTGGCACGCTTCGTCCCGTACCAGGTGTGGGAAGGGCGGTGGTCCAACGTCGTCTGGGTGGGCGCCTGCCTGCTGCTGCTGGCGGTGGCGGCCTTCGGCACCGAAATCTACGGCGCGAAACGCTGGCTCTATATCGGCGGCATGAGCATGCAGCCGTCCGAGTTCGCCAAGATCGCCTTCGTGCTTATGGCGGCCAAGATGATGCAGAAGCTGGACGAGGGAACCCTTCGCGGCGGACATCTTGTGGCATTCATCATCATTGTGTTCATGATTCCTATTGCCGTTCTGCTGAAGACCCAATCCGACCTGGGAACGACCCTCATCATCCTGCTGGGCGTCATCGCGGTGCTTTGGCTGGCGGAGATTCCGCTTGCGTTGATCGTAGGCGGTGTTGCGCTCGTCGGGGTCCTCGGCGTCCTGGCTATTGCCTTGGGCGGATTCCGATCGGCCCGTATCCAGGTGTGGCTCAACCCTTGGAACGACGGCAGCGACGGATTCGGCACAGGATTCCAAATCATCCGATCCATGTACGCGTTCGCGTCCGGCGGATTGACCGGCGTGGGCTTGGGCTACTCCCACGAGAAGTACCTATATCTTCCCATGGCCGATTCCGACTTCATCTTCTCGGTGGTGGGTGAGGAGCTTGGTCTGCTCGGCTGCGTCGCACTGATAGTGTTGTTCCTGCTGTTCCTGTTTGCAGGTCTGGCCATCGCTCACAAGGCCCCCGACATGTTCGGGCGCACGTTGGCGGGAGGCATGACCGTCATGCTGGTTGGCCAGGCGTTTTTGAACATGTCCTGCGCCTGCGGCCTGCTGCCCACCACGGGCAAGCCGCTGCCGTTCGTTTCGTCGGGCGGTTCGTCCATGCTCGCATCCATGATCATGGTCGGCTACATCCTGTCGGTTTCGTTCGGCTCCAATACGCTGACCACATATGAGAAACGTCGAAACGACCTGCGCGTGGTGTCTGCCAAGCCGGCGCGCGAATCGCAGCCGACCCGCCGCAGGGTGCAGAAGGACCCGGCAGACATCGGTGGTGTGAGCTGGGACAGCTTCAGCCGCCGACGGACGAATGCAGGTTCCGACCTGCCGCTGGCATCGGGGCGTTCAACCAATGGCAGATCTTCTGAATCATCAACATCAAGCGGCTCACGAAGGAGGCGCTCATGA
- the murG gene encoding undecaprenyldiphospho-muramoylpentapeptide beta-N-acetylglucosaminyltransferase, translated as MKIILSGGGTAGHINPALALAEVLKSQGHEVFFAGTPNGVEARLVGKTDIPFTPFEAAGFDREKPWTLVTSSLKILGSIGKAKKWMRSIRPDAVVGFGGYVSIPVGTAASQLGIPLVVHEQNSVMGMANKFLGKRAKAVALTYDVAAKDVEDRSKVVVTGNPVRSSMLSATREEGRAMLNVPEDALMLLVFGGSLGAKHINERICSLKDDLLGRDNLYVVHIAGPKQYDACRELLNLTDEEAKRWILIPYQDRMAETLAATDCIVSRAGATSLAEISALRIPSLLVPFPFAAEDHQTTNAKSYVECGAAYMIADADLDSQDFVDKLHSLIDDPAVRASMAQAAAELKTEDASANLAEVVIRAAQAR; from the coding sequence ATGAAAATAATCCTTTCAGGTGGCGGCACCGCCGGTCACATCAATCCGGCACTGGCGTTGGCCGAGGTCTTGAAGTCCCAAGGTCACGAGGTGTTCTTCGCCGGCACGCCCAACGGTGTGGAGGCTCGGCTCGTGGGCAAGACGGACATTCCGTTCACGCCCTTCGAGGCAGCCGGCTTCGACCGCGAGAAGCCGTGGACCCTCGTCACGTCCTCGCTCAAGATCCTGGGCTCGATTGGCAAGGCCAAAAAATGGATGCGCTCCATCCGCCCCGATGCCGTTGTGGGTTTCGGCGGATACGTTTCCATCCCCGTCGGCACGGCAGCATCTCAACTGGGCATTCCGCTTGTGGTGCACGAGCAGAACTCCGTCATGGGTATGGCCAACAAGTTCCTGGGCAAGCGCGCCAAGGCGGTCGCGCTCACCTACGATGTTGCCGCCAAGGATGTGGAAGACAGGTCCAAGGTGGTCGTGACGGGCAACCCCGTGCGTTCGTCCATGCTTTCGGCCACCCGCGAAGAGGGGCGCGCAATGCTGAACGTGCCCGAGGACGCCTTGATGCTGCTGGTTTTCGGCGGCAGCCTGGGTGCGAAGCACATCAACGAGCGCATCTGCTCTCTTAAGGACGACCTGCTGGGCCGTGACAACCTGTATGTGGTGCACATCGCGGGTCCGAAGCAGTACGACGCTTGCCGCGAGCTGCTGAACCTGACCGACGAAGAGGCCAAGCGCTGGATCCTCATCCCGTATCAGGACCGCATGGCGGAAACGCTTGCTGCAACCGACTGCATCGTGTCCCGTGCAGGCGCAACCTCGCTGGCCGAGATTTCGGCGCTGCGCATCCCGTCGCTTCTGGTCCCGTTCCCGTTCGCGGCCGAAGACCACCAAACCACCAACGCCAAGTCCTACGTGGAATGCGGTGCTGCGTACATGATCGCCGACGCCGACCTGGATTCCCAGGACTTCGTCGACAAGCTGCATTCGCTTATAGACGACCCGGCCGTCCGCGCATCCATGGCGCAGGCAGCCGCTGAACTGAAAACCGAAGACGCCTCTGCCAATTTGGCGGAGGTTGTCATACGTGCTGCTCAGGCCCGATAG
- the murC gene encoding UDP-N-acetylmuramate--L-alanine ligase: MAEHTKTIHFVGVGGVGMSGIARIAADFGMKVSGSDMASSAYTKQLEDMGIKVFVGHDAANVPENCDVVVASTAIPDTNPEIVAARERGIEVWQRAHMLAELGRGLKTLAAAGTHGKTTTSSMLATAIDALGLDPTFVVGGMVDAYKTNAKSGTGEYYVVEADESDGSFLNLSPYVALVTNVEPDHLDHYTGGIDEIRDTFAKFMSSVPDEGACVVFGDDPELVRIARASAKRVYTYGLGEGNDIVVSGYSTKGISSTFDLSMPDGSNVTCTLKKNPGLHNALNAAGILGVVFALGLDVAAAAEGIADYTGVRRRFDLVGEAAGVTVVDDYAHHPTEIKATLSAAAGLDFKRVFALFQPHRYSRTASLTDEFGKAFADADVLRIMDVYPAGEAPIEGVSGKLIADAVEAFGAPTDVAYLPDKDEAAARVLEELQPGDILFTMGAGDVTKLGPAIVEELKRREEA; the protein is encoded by the coding sequence ATGGCCGAACATACTAAAACCATCCATTTCGTCGGTGTCGGCGGAGTGGGGATGAGCGGTATCGCCCGCATCGCTGCCGACTTCGGCATGAAGGTCAGCGGCTCCGATATGGCTTCTTCCGCATACACGAAGCAGCTCGAGGACATGGGCATCAAGGTGTTCGTCGGGCACGACGCCGCCAACGTGCCTGAAAACTGCGATGTGGTTGTGGCGTCGACCGCAATTCCGGACACCAATCCCGAAATCGTGGCGGCCCGCGAACGCGGCATCGAGGTGTGGCAGCGCGCCCATATGCTGGCCGAATTGGGACGCGGCCTGAAAACCCTGGCCGCTGCAGGCACCCACGGCAAGACCACCACGTCGTCCATGCTGGCGACCGCCATCGATGCGCTGGGGCTCGACCCTACCTTCGTCGTCGGCGGCATGGTGGATGCGTACAAGACCAACGCTAAATCCGGTACGGGCGAATACTACGTGGTCGAAGCCGACGAATCCGACGGGTCGTTCCTGAACCTGTCGCCGTACGTGGCGCTGGTCACCAATGTGGAGCCCGACCACCTCGACCATTACACCGGCGGCATCGACGAGATCCGCGACACGTTCGCGAAGTTCATGTCCTCGGTGCCTGACGAAGGCGCCTGCGTGGTGTTCGGCGACGACCCCGAGCTGGTTCGCATTGCCCGGGCAAGTGCCAAGCGCGTGTACACCTACGGCCTTGGCGAGGGCAACGACATCGTCGTGTCCGGATATTCCACCAAGGGCATTTCCAGCACTTTCGACCTGAGCATGCCCGACGGCTCCAACGTCACGTGCACGTTGAAGAAGAACCCTGGCCTGCACAACGCGCTCAACGCCGCAGGCATCCTGGGCGTGGTGTTCGCGCTGGGCCTCGATGTGGCCGCCGCCGCAGAGGGCATCGCCGATTACACGGGCGTCCGTCGCAGGTTCGACCTGGTGGGTGAGGCAGCAGGCGTGACCGTTGTCGATGACTACGCCCATCACCCCACCGAGATCAAGGCGACGTTGTCCGCGGCTGCGGGCTTGGATTTCAAGCGGGTGTTCGCGCTGTTCCAGCCCCATCGCTACAGCCGTACGGCTTCTTTGACCGATGAGTTCGGCAAGGCCTTCGCAGATGCCGACGTGCTGCGCATCATGGACGTCTATCCGGCAGGGGAGGCTCCCATCGAAGGCGTGTCCGGCAAGCTGATCGCCGACGCGGTCGAGGCCTTCGGCGCTCCGACCGATGTGGCATACCTGCCAGACAAGGACGAGGCTGCGGCGCGCGTGCTTGAGGAGCTTCAGCCGGGCGACATCCTGTTTACCATGGGTGCAGGTGACGTGACCAAGCTGGGTCCCGCCATCGTCGAAGAGCTCAAGCGCCGCGAAGAGGCTTAG
- the murB gene encoding UDP-N-acetylmuramate dehydrogenase, translating into MTRNAIRLMGEDFEGEVLENEPLSRHTTYRIGGPARLYARVESLHALIAFSEYCVEQGIPWFVLGRGSNLLVSDAGFPGAVIVLGQGFSSCSYDDAAHVFTAGASCPLSRVVHMAYERGRAGMEFAVGTPGSVGGALRMNAGSRHEYIGSRVLSVTSYRPGEGLVRHRAADIEWGYRESTLPNDEIMLECELSSFDGDPEMIRARMDNAMSLRRKTQPLAAPSCGSVFKNPKGDSVGRLIENVGLKGARCGGAQISDLHANFIVNCGDARADDVLTLMHRVQDAVAEAYGIELEPEVRFLGFA; encoded by the coding sequence GTGACGCGCAACGCAATCCGGCTGATGGGCGAGGATTTCGAGGGCGAGGTCCTCGAGAACGAGCCTCTCAGCCGCCACACCACATATCGGATCGGCGGCCCCGCGCGCCTGTATGCGCGGGTCGAGTCGCTGCATGCCCTCATAGCGTTTTCCGAATACTGTGTCGAGCAGGGGATTCCCTGGTTCGTGCTGGGCCGTGGGAGCAACCTGCTGGTCAGCGACGCGGGGTTTCCGGGTGCCGTCATAGTGCTCGGCCAGGGCTTTTCCTCCTGTTCCTACGACGATGCGGCCCACGTCTTCACAGCGGGTGCGTCGTGCCCGCTGTCGCGGGTGGTCCACATGGCCTACGAGCGCGGGCGTGCCGGTATGGAATTCGCGGTGGGTACCCCAGGGAGCGTGGGCGGAGCGCTGCGCATGAACGCTGGAAGCCGGCACGAATACATCGGAAGCCGGGTCCTTTCAGTCACCTCCTACCGCCCTGGCGAAGGCCTTGTGCGGCATCGGGCTGCGGATATCGAATGGGGATACCGTGAAAGCACGTTGCCGAATGACGAAATCATGCTTGAATGTGAGCTGTCTTCTTTCGACGGCGATCCAGAGATGATCCGTGCGAGAATGGACAATGCGATGTCGCTTCGCCGCAAGACCCAGCCGCTCGCCGCACCATCCTGCGGCAGCGTGTTCAAGAATCCGAAGGGTGATTCGGTGGGGCGCCTGATCGAGAACGTCGGATTGAAGGGTGCGCGCTGTGGTGGAGCCCAGATATCCGACCTGCATGCGAATTTTATCGTGAACTGCGGCGATGCTCGGGCGGATGATGTGCTGACGCTCATGCATCGCGTACAGGACGCCGTGGCCGAAGCTTACGGCATAGAGCTTGAACCGGAGGTCCGCTTCCTTGGTTTCGCGTAG
- a CDS encoding cell division protein FtsQ/DivIB encodes MVSRRNSTYGQRGSSTSTRSSRSGASRTSSNRPVRSSASRTGSVGSTRRSGSARTPQRTGSTPRVTSVRVGDVARENRSVRAQRAYRSYLSRVIAVLAVLFALAIAGVAVYSSNLFAIEEVTVEGVQHLTGEEMAQLAAVPSGTTLLRVDAQAIEENLLRDAWIESVTVDRDFPHTLNLVVTERQVGATVVISTEEGASSELWAISQDGIWLCPIPDPDSEAAQTISPQIYKDAEQALRVSGVAYGVTPEVGTVCSDESINNALNIVTNMTTELKDQVKEVSAEAPESATLMLDSNVEIAFGAAEDIRDKERICLQILEENPGKVAYINVRVVSSPTWRAA; translated from the coding sequence TTGGTTTCGCGTAGGAACTCGACATACGGCCAGCGCGGCTCGTCCACGTCCACCCGGTCTTCCAGGTCGGGTGCGTCGCGCACGTCCTCGAACCGTCCGGTACGGTCGAGCGCGTCGCGCACCGGCAGCGTCGGTTCCACCCGCAGGTCTGGGTCTGCCCGGACGCCCCAGCGCACGGGTTCCACCCCTCGGGTGACCTCGGTCCGCGTCGGAGATGTGGCGCGCGAGAACCGTTCGGTCCGCGCCCAGCGTGCCTACAGGTCCTATCTGTCCCGCGTGATTGCCGTGCTTGCGGTGCTCTTCGCGCTGGCGATCGCCGGGGTGGCGGTGTATTCTTCGAACCTCTTCGCTATCGAGGAGGTTACCGTCGAAGGCGTGCAGCACCTCACAGGCGAAGAAATGGCCCAGCTGGCCGCCGTTCCTTCAGGCACCACGCTGCTGCGTGTCGACGCGCAGGCCATTGAGGAGAACCTTCTTCGCGACGCATGGATCGAAAGCGTCACGGTCGACCGCGACTTCCCCCATACGTTGAACCTGGTTGTTACGGAGCGGCAGGTGGGAGCCACCGTGGTCATCAGCACCGAAGAGGGCGCCTCGTCTGAGCTTTGGGCCATCTCCCAGGACGGCATCTGGCTGTGCCCCATTCCCGATCCGGATTCCGAGGCGGCCCAGACCATCAGCCCGCAGATCTACAAGGATGCCGAACAGGCGCTCAGAGTGTCCGGCGTCGCATACGGCGTGACGCCCGAGGTGGGCACCGTCTGCTCCGACGAGAGCATCAACAATGCCCTCAATATTGTCACCAACATGACCACCGAGCTGAAAGACCAGGTGAAAGAGGTATCGGCGGAGGCCCCCGAAAGCGCCACGCTCATGCTGGACTCCAATGTCGAAATCGCCTTCGGGGCTGCCGAGGACATCCGCGACAAAGAGCGCATCTGCCTTCAGATACTCGAGGAGAACCCGGGCAAGGTGGCCTACATCAACGTCCGTGTGGTCTCAAGCCCTACGTGGCGCGCCGCATAG
- the ftsZ gene encoding cell division protein FtsZ, translated as MSNNIGSDRLAVIKVVGVGGGGTNAVNRMVEAGIKGVEFIAINTDRQALRLSNADKTIHIGEELTRGLGAGANPEIGAQAAEESRAEIIDALAEADMVFVTAGEGGGTGTGAAPVVAEIAHEEIGALTVGIVTKPFGFEGRLRRNQAEQGCDLLSQKVDTLIVIPNDRLLEVVDKKTSMIDAFRLADDTLRQGIQGVTDLITIPGLINLDFADIRTVMKDAGTAMMGIGFGVGENRAIDAATQAINSNLLETSIQGASRVLFSIAGGPDLTLAEIDAAARALESVVSEDANIIYGQIVDESLGDQIRITIIATGFARGTQSAMDFDAARNDLFASTAPAAPKRETFTANASHPTSPVAAASASSRVTDEEYIPDFLRRR; from the coding sequence ATGTCTAACAATATTGGTTCGGATCGTTTGGCAGTCATCAAGGTCGTCGGTGTCGGCGGCGGCGGCACCAACGCCGTCAACCGCATGGTCGAAGCCGGCATCAAGGGTGTCGAATTCATCGCCATCAATACCGACCGTCAGGCCCTCAGGCTCTCCAACGCCGACAAGACCATCCACATCGGCGAAGAGCTGACCCGTGGTCTGGGCGCTGGCGCCAATCCTGAAATCGGCGCACAGGCCGCCGAAGAGTCCCGCGCCGAAATCATCGACGCGCTGGCCGAAGCGGACATGGTCTTCGTCACCGCCGGTGAAGGCGGCGGCACCGGTACCGGCGCTGCCCCCGTGGTCGCCGAGATCGCCCATGAGGAAATCGGCGCTCTGACCGTCGGCATCGTCACCAAGCCCTTCGGCTTCGAAGGCCGTCTGCGCCGCAACCAGGCTGAGCAGGGCTGCGATCTGCTTTCCCAGAAGGTCGATACCCTCATCGTCATCCCCAACGACCGCCTGCTGGAGGTCGTTGACAAGAAGACGTCCATGATCGACGCCTTCCGTCTGGCTGACGACACCCTGCGCCAGGGCATCCAGGGCGTCACCGACCTGATCACCATCCCCGGCCTGATCAACCTCGACTTCGCGGACATCCGCACTGTCATGAAGGATGCCGGCACCGCCATGATGGGCATCGGCTTCGGCGTGGGCGAGAATCGCGCAATCGACGCCGCCACCCAGGCCATCAACTCCAACCTGCTGGAAACCTCCATCCAGGGTGCCAGCCGCGTCCTGTTCTCCATCGCCGGCGGCCCCGACCTCACTCTTGCCGAGATCGACGCTGCAGCCCGCGCGCTGGAGTCCGTGGTCTCCGAGGATGCCAACATCATCTACGGCCAGATCGTCGACGAGTCCCTGGGCGACCAGATCCGCATCACCATCATCGCGACGGGCTTTGCCCGCGGCACTCAGTCCGCTATGGACTTCGACGCTGCTCGCAACGACCTGTTCGCTTCCACGGCACCTGCCGCACCGAAGCGCGAGACCTTTACGGCCAACGCAAGCCACCCCACCTCTCCGGTGGCCGCGGCTTCCGCATCGTCCCGCGTGACCGATGAGGAGTACATTCCCGACTTCCTGCGTCGCCGCTAG
- a CDS encoding polyphenol oxidase family protein, translating to MSISFYTDEALFEACGVRMAFTERFGGVSEGPYESLDLGTAAAGLCDAPERTAENRSVAARALGAQGMPLIVPNQVHKDTVVVCGDISEVSDVQKAADGGADAVVVTCSGVAAMLRFADCVPVVVVSPTGAFAVVHAGWRGVVARIVEKAICSLAEKDGASVFSYNAYIGPHIRPCCFQVGEDVALTFSREFGAEVVGDDRHVDMVAALTQSMTRVGMNPDRIADLGVCTVEDERFFSYRRSGGDCGRHGAMAFRI from the coding sequence GTGTCTATTTCCTTTTATACCGACGAGGCCCTGTTCGAAGCCTGTGGCGTTCGCATGGCGTTCACCGAGCGTTTCGGGGGTGTAAGCGAAGGGCCTTATGAATCGCTTGACCTGGGCACGGCCGCCGCGGGGCTCTGCGATGCGCCTGAGCGAACGGCCGAGAACCGCTCCGTTGCCGCGCGTGCGTTGGGTGCCCAGGGCATGCCCCTCATCGTGCCGAACCAAGTCCATAAAGACACGGTTGTCGTCTGCGGCGATATCAGCGAGGTGTCGGACGTGCAGAAGGCGGCAGACGGTGGCGCCGATGCCGTCGTCGTGACGTGTTCCGGTGTGGCGGCAATGCTTCGCTTCGCGGATTGCGTCCCGGTCGTCGTGGTCTCTCCAACAGGGGCGTTCGCCGTCGTGCACGCAGGTTGGCGAGGCGTCGTGGCCCGCATCGTCGAAAAGGCAATCTGTTCCCTTGCCGAAAAGGATGGAGCGTCCGTTTTCTCGTACAATGCATATATCGGACCGCATATACGCCCTTGCTGCTTCCAGGTGGGGGAGGATGTAGCCCTTACGTTCTCCCGCGAATTCGGTGCCGAGGTTGTGGGAGACGACCGCCACGTGGATATGGTCGCGGCCCTCACCCAAAGCATGACGCGCGTAGGGATGAACCCCGACCGCATCGCCGATTTGGGCGTCTGCACGGTTGAGGACGAGAGGTTCTTCTCGTACCGCCGCTCGGGTGGAGATTGCGGCCGCCACGGAGCCATGGCGTTCCGGATTTAG
- a CDS encoding YggS family pyridoxal phosphate-dependent enzyme, with product MTLESRYGTIKGRVESACEQAGRPADAVRIIGVSKTVGLDSVAEATKAGIHDFGENRPDELVRKHDAFPDERWHFIGNIQSRQLSNVVGRAYLIHSLYQESHAAKIDRLAAEKGIVQDVLIEVNDGETNKQGVDPDKVKEMVEFCEGLEHVRVKGLMIMAPIGSAEEASKTFAMLARVRDEVVESFSQQGKDVQLGELSMGMSDDYLEAIPLGATMVRIGRAIFSDEYDAILDN from the coding sequence ATGACATTGGAATCTAGGTACGGAACCATCAAGGGGCGGGTAGAGTCCGCCTGCGAACAGGCCGGACGCCCCGCCGATGCGGTGCGAATCATCGGCGTGTCCAAGACCGTCGGACTCGATTCGGTCGCCGAAGCCACCAAGGCCGGCATCCACGATTTCGGGGAGAACCGCCCCGACGAGCTCGTTCGCAAGCATGATGCGTTTCCTGACGAACGTTGGCATTTCATCGGGAACATCCAATCCCGCCAGCTGTCGAACGTGGTCGGCCGTGCATACCTGATTCACTCCCTGTATCAGGAGTCCCATGCGGCGAAAATAGACCGTCTGGCTGCCGAAAAGGGCATCGTCCAGGACGTTCTCATCGAGGTGAACGACGGCGAGACCAACAAGCAGGGCGTCGACCCCGACAAGGTAAAGGAAATGGTCGAGTTCTGCGAAGGTCTCGAGCACGTTCGGGTGAAGGGTCTCATGATCATGGCGCCCATCGGCTCCGCAGAAGAGGCTTCGAAGACCTTCGCCATGCTTGCCCGCGTGCGCGACGAAGTCGTCGAATCCTTCTCGCAACAGGGGAAAGACGTGCAATTAGGTGAACTTTCAATGGGGATGAGCGATGATTACCTCGAAGCGATTCCCCTTGGAGCTACCATGGTTCGCATAGGACGTGCTATATTCAGCGATGAATATGACGCGATTCTTGACAATTAA
- the sepF gene encoding cell division protein SepF — protein sequence MPFQLPSFDGLKDRIGIGGQQESSSRRSRRAYDDEPEDDYGYEDYGEYGYDDDADYAQEGYVAPSATTSSMPRLVTAGDIRAHRATASTDSDSRVSSREAYRSYGSSDTSGTDNRSAGLQSLFTPSEGSDTYAARRMSRVLTIVEPKTYEDAERVANGLKSGDMVVLALRDTDETLSKRILDFSFGAASVLGAQVDCVASRVYTLAAGEGLTADETTRLRMQGLM from the coding sequence ATGCCATTCCAACTTCCGAGCTTTGATGGACTCAAGGACCGTATCGGCATCGGCGGTCAGCAGGAGTCTTCGTCCCGTCGTTCTCGTCGTGCGTATGATGACGAGCCGGAAGACGATTACGGTTATGAGGATTACGGCGAGTACGGCTACGATGACGACGCCGACTACGCCCAGGAAGGCTACGTGGCTCCGTCGGCTACAACCTCGTCCATGCCCCGTTTGGTGACCGCTGGCGACATCCGCGCGCACCGTGCGACGGCCTCCACGGATTCGGACAGCCGCGTCAGCAGCCGCGAGGCGTACCGTTCCTACGGATCTTCCGATACCAGCGGAACCGACAATCGCTCCGCAGGCCTGCAGAGCCTGTTCACTCCCTCCGAAGGGTCCGACACCTATGCGGCCCGTCGCATGTCCCGCGTGCTTACGATCGTCGAGCCGAAGACCTACGAAGACGCCGAACGCGTGGCCAACGGCCTGAAATCCGGCGACATGGTCGTCCTGGCCCTTCGCGATACCGATGAAACCCTGTCCAAGCGTATCCTCGACTTTTCCTTCGGCGCGGCCAGCGTTTTGGGCGCCCAAGTCGACTGCGTTGCCAGCCGCGTGTACACGTTGGCTGCCGGCGAGGGCTTGACGGCAGATGAAACCACCAGACTTCGCATGCAAGGTTTGATGTAA
- a CDS encoding YggT family protein: protein MLKYLIVQLANIYTTILFVYVLMSWIPNKRGIIADIDTALGKLCDPFLRPFQRIIPPIGGMVDVSPIFALIVLQFVVQLIVRIL from the coding sequence ATGCTGAAATATCTGATTGTCCAGCTAGCGAACATCTACACGACGATCCTGTTCGTGTATGTGCTCATGTCTTGGATTCCCAACAAGCGCGGAATCATCGCTGACATCGACACGGCTCTCGGAAAGCTATGCGACCCGTTCCTGCGTCCTTTCCAGCGCATCATCCCGCCCATCGGCGGCATGGTGGATGTGTCACCGATATTTGCCCTGATTGTATTACAATTCGTGGTGCAACTGATTGTCCGCATACTGTAG
- a CDS encoding DivIVA domain-containing protein, with protein sequence MAINSIEIQNKTFTVTRKGYDMDEVDVFLEHVGKEIDGLNAEIERLIDQVQSLRTQLNNEEEIDLDAAFAEPVIADEYVEEEEPEAPAPVLTEDEKDARIAELEAQVAAEKADASVIADALLTAQRSAQQVTDRANADARKIKADAESDAAGIINRANVEREKIEVAIADLEDTHQATCEAYAASLRAFVEDATQKIAEIDEELARAKNNTHVRSQGKAQQPMQGQVQPQPMYNAAATAYQQPVGQAPNGAVNAVRPTPYPQQPAPMEKDLSGYGDASDAFDLGDID encoded by the coding sequence ATGGCCATCAATTCAATTGAGATTCAGAACAAGACGTTCACCGTCACCCGCAAGGGTTACGACATGGACGAAGTCGATGTGTTCCTGGAGCATGTCGGCAAAGAGATCGACGGCCTGAACGCCGAGATCGAGCGTCTGATCGACCAGGTGCAATCTCTGCGCACCCAGCTGAACAACGAAGAGGAAATTGATCTGGATGCCGCTTTCGCCGAGCCGGTCATCGCCGATGAATACGTTGAGGAAGAAGAGCCCGAGGCTCCGGCCCCCGTGTTGACGGAAGACGAGAAAGATGCCCGCATCGCCGAGCTCGAGGCCCAGGTTGCCGCCGAGAAGGCAGATGCCTCCGTCATCGCCGATGCCCTGCTTACCGCACAGCGTTCCGCCCAGCAGGTCACCGACCGCGCTAACGCCGACGCCCGCAAGATCAAGGCTGACGCCGAGTCCGATGCTGCTGGCATCATCAACCGCGCCAATGTCGAGCGTGAGAAGATCGAAGTCGCCATCGCCGACCTCGAGGACACCCATCAGGCCACCTGCGAAGCCTACGCCGCTTCTCTGCGTGCCTTCGTCGAGGACGCCACCCAGAAGATCGCCGAGATTGACGAGGAGCTCGCGCGCGCCAAGAACAACACCCATGTGCGCTCCCAGGGCAAGGCTCAGCAGCCCATGCAGGGTCAGGTTCAGCCTCAGCCGATGTACAACGCGGCTGCCACTGCTTATCAGCAGCCGGTAGGCCAGGCTCCTAACGGTGCCGTGAACGCCGTTCGCCCGACTCCCTATCCGCAGCAGCCTGCTCCCATGGAGAAGGACCTGAGCGGTTACGGCGACGCTTCCGACGCGTTTGATTTGGGTGACATCGACTAA